The following coding sequences are from one Culex quinquefasciatus strain JHB chromosome 1, VPISU_Cqui_1.0_pri_paternal, whole genome shotgun sequence window:
- the LOC119771094 gene encoding uncharacterized protein LOC119771094 produces MNGNDYKSKMLALLSDTKTYATANRDPTSSIQSKNNEIVKRLKRLDAINDRLENELMSRKALCPRIYGQPKAHKAGLPLRPVVPNMTAPTYTLSKFVGQILQSSLQSTYNIRDSYSFCDYINGITLPADYVLVSLDVVSLFTCIPFELVRRDVTFNWSDIQKHTNINLEIMLEIIEFIMKSCYFTFEGKFYSQIFGTAMGNPLSSPLADLVMENLMHAVVKKLDFQPPVLKNYSQHIQFTYELEENRRLPYLDMVLVRTEAQQIRTEWYRKPISSGRFLDFFSCHTTSQKVNTAMNFIQRVDKLSTNLNTREK; encoded by the exons ATGAACGGCAACGACTACAAGTCTAAGATGCTAGCTCTACTCTCGGACACCAAGACATACGCCACGGCCAATCGCGACCCAACATCAAGTATCCAGAGCAAGAACAACGAGATTGTTAAGCGTTTGAAACGACTAGATGCCATAAACGATCGGTTAGAGAATGAGCTAATGTCCAGAAAAGCTTTATGCCCAAGAATCTACGGGCAACCCAAAGCTCACAAAGCTGGATTACCACTACGACCAGTAGTTCCAAACATGACAGCACCCACCTACACTCTCTCAAAGTTCGTTGGACAGATACTGCAGAGCTCACTGCAAAGCACCTACAACATAAGGGACTCCTACAGCTTCTGTGACTACATCAACGGCATCACCCTCCCAGCTGACTATGTGTTGGTATCCCTGGACGTTGTTTCTCTTTTCACGTGCATTCCCTTCGAACTTGTTCGACGCGATGTCACGTTCAACTGGAGCGACATACAGAAACACACCAACATAAACCTGGAAATCATGTTGGAAATCATCGAGTTCATCATGAAATCATGCTACTTCACATTCGAGGGAAAGTTCTATTCACAAATTTTTGGAACTGCCATGGGTAACCCCCTGTCGTCCCCACTAGCCGATCTCGTCATGGAGAATCTGATGCACGCCGTCGTCAAAAAGCTCGATTTTCAACCACCAGTGCTCAAGAA CTACAGCCAACACATCCAATTCACCTACGAGCTAGAAGAAAACAGGAGACTGCCGTATCTGGACATGGTATTGGTCCGCACCGAAGCCCAACAGATCCGGACGGAATGGTACCGAAAGCCAATTTCGAGTGGTCGTTTTCTGGACTTCTTCTCCTGCCACACCACGAGCCAGAAGGTCAATACAGCTATGAACTTCATACAACGTGTAGACAAACTGTCTACCAACTTAAACACTCGGGAAAAATGA